CCGGGAACTACTCCGGCGGCGCCTGGGTCACCTCGACGCCCCGCGACCTCTCCGCCTACAACGCGCTGACCTTCTGGGCGAAGGCGAGCAAGGCCGAGACGCTCAACGTGACGGGCATCGGCAACAACGCGGGCATTGGCTCCGGTACCGGCTTTGGCAGCGAGCGGGCCGCGCTCGCGCTCACCACGGAGTGGCGGAAGTACACCATCCCCATCCCCAACCCGGCCAAGTACAAGAACGTGGGAGGCCTCTTCCACATCGCCGACGCACCGGACGGCTACACCCTCCACCTCGCCGACGTCCTCTATGAGCACCTCGGCACCAGCGTCCTCGGCGCGGGCACGGCCTCCATCGGCAACGGCAACACCACCCCGGTGTCGGTCGCGACGGCCGGCACCTACACCATCGATGCGAGCCAGAGCCAGGCCGTCTTCTCCGTCGCGGGCGACCCGGGGAGCCCGATCACCCTCAAGCCGGTGGCCAACGCCTTCTTCGACTTCACCTCGTCCAACACGTCCGTCGCCACGGTCGACAGCGGCGGCGTCGTCACCGGCGTGAGTGCCGGCGGCCCGGTGACCCTCTCCGCCACGCTGGGTGGCGTGGCGGCCAGCGGCTCCTACGCCATCACCGTCACCGGCGTGCTGGCCCAGCCGTCCACCCTGCCGCCCGCGCCCACTCACGCGCCCGGGGACTCCGTGTACTCGCTCTACAGTTCCGTGACGGGTGGTTACACGGGCACCGCCTCCGACCAGAGCGCCAAGGTCGACACGTGGCGGACGGGCTGGAGCGCCGGGTCCGGTGGAGAGCCGTTCACCGTCACCACTGGCGCCGGCAGCGCCGCTCCCCGCAAGTACGCCTTCACCAACACGGCGACCTACGTCGGCGTCGAGTTCTACGGCACCGCCGGTGCCAACCAGATCGACGCGGCGGGACGGGGGCTCACCAGGCTGCACCTGGACCTGTGGACGCCGGACAACGCGACCAACTTCCAGGTGAAGCTGGTCGACTTCGGAGCCGACGGCGCCTTTGGTGGCGGCGACGACACCGAGGGCACCGCCACCCTCACGGCCGACTCGACGCCGCCGCTCGCCACCGGAGCCTGGCTCTCCTATGAGCTGACGCTGGCCAGCGACTTCCCGGGCCTGGCGAACATGCACCACCTGGCCCAGATGGTCCTGGTCGCCCCCAACGGCGGCACGATGTTCCTCGACAACCTCTACTTCCACCCGTAGCGGCGGTGTTCGCTGGCGCCGTGGCCTCGAGGGGCCCGGCGCCGGCATTTCGGCGAGCGGCACCTGCCGAGCCGCTCGCCAGACAGACACCCGGAAACGAACCGCGCGCCTCCGCTGAGAAGGACCGGGAGGCGCGCGGGGTTCAGCGGGTCATCGGACCGCGCTCAGGACGGATGGAGCGCCGACGCCGCCTGCAGGTCGTGAGGTGGGCCGCCCACGCGGTGGGGTTGAACGACAGCTCGAGTCGCAGTCCTCGTGGTGGTTGAGGCCGAGGACGTGCCCGAGCTCGTGCGTCGAGACCGCCTTCCCGTAGTGCCAGCCCGAGCAGTCGTCAGGTATTCAACGTGATGGTGGCGTTCGCCCTGCGGCTGGCGCTGGCGCCGTGGTTGGCCTCGCACACCATGACGTCGGCAGCGCGCTGTCCTCCGGGGCGCTCGTGCAGCCGTCGGCGAGCAGACCGCCGGGGAGCTCTCCACGGTGGTGCCCCGCGCCACCGTGCCGCCCCGAGGCGCTCTCGAGCCTCTGCGAGGAGCGCGCGATGCCGCCGAGCCCCGGCAGGCTCCCCCCCTTTCGCGGCCTCCCCGCGCCTTCGCCGTGTCCGTCCTCGTTTCAGGCGGGTCCCCCAGGTGTAGTATATTTCCTGGCTTATACGGCCTTACGGTTATTCTCATGACTCCATGTCCTGACGAGAATGAACTGCTGGAGTGGGAGCAGGGGCGCCTGTCCGCGGACGCCGTGGCCGGGCTCGAGGCCCACCTGGATGGGTGCGCGGCCTGCTGCGCGGTGGCGGCGGGACTCCGGGGAGGGGTGGCCCTCTCCGGGGAGGAGTTGGAGCCCCTGACGCCGCTGACGCCAGGACCTGGGGCGCACGTGGGGCGCTACGTGCTGCTGCGCCGTGTGGGCGAGGGGGGCATGGGGGTCGTCTTCGCCGCGTATGACCCGGACCTGGACCGGGAGGTGGCGCTCAAACTGCTCAAGCCCGGGGCGGTAGCGGACGCGGAGGCGCGGGGCCGGCTGGTGCGCGAGGCCCAGGCGCTGGCGAGGCTGTCCCACCCGAACGTCGTCATCGTGCATGACGTGGGACAGGACGGCGACACCGTCTTCCTCGCCATGGAGCTGGTGCGGGGGCGGACGCTGCGCCACTGGCTGGAGGAGGCGCCACGGACATGGCGCGAGGTGCTCTCGCGCTTCCTCCTGGCGGGCCAGGGGTTGGCGGCCGCGCACGCGGTGGGGCTGGTGCACCGCGACTTCAAGCCGGACAACGTGCTGCTGGGGGAAGACGGCCAGGTGCGCGTCACCGACTTCGGCCTCGCGCGCGCGGTGCTCGCGCCCCTGGCCCCGCCCCAGCCGGGGGCCGGAGAGAGCCCCACCCGGCAGGCCCCCCTCCCGGGAAGCGACACGCTCACCGGAGTGCGGCTGGGTACGCCCGCCTATATGTCCCCGGAGCAGTGGCGGGGCCTGCACGCGGACGCGCGCAGCGACCAGTTCAGCTTCTGCGTCGCGCTGTACGAGGCCCTCTTCGGCCAGCGGCCCTTCGCGGGTGAGACGCCGGGGGAGCGCGCCCAGGCCCTGAGCGAGGGACGGGTGACGCCGCCGCCCCGCGGCTCGCGGGTACCCGGCGCCGTGCGCAACGCCGTGCTGCGGGGCCTGGCCGCCGAGCCGGACGCGCGCCACCCTTCCCTGAAGGTGCTGCTCGCCCGGCTCGAGTGCGGCTCGCGTGCGCACCAATGGCGCTGGGCGGCGGCGGCACTGGCCACGGGTGTGGCGGCCAGCGCCGCCGTGGGCTTCGGCCTGGCCTGGGGTGACGCCGCGCAGGCGTGCACCGGCTTCGAGGCCCGGCTGGAGGGGACGTGGGACGCGGCGCGCCGGGCCCGGCTGGAGCAGCGCTTCCGTCAGGGCGCGATGCCGGGACGGGGGGACGCCTTCGAGTCCACCGCGCGGACGCTGGACGCCTATGCCCAGGCGCTGGTGGCCCAGGAGCGGCAGTCCTGCGAGGACACGCGCGTGCGGCGGGCCCAGTCCGAGCAGCTGATGGACCTGCGCGCCGCGTGCCTGGATGGACGGCGCCAGGCGTTGCACGACCTGGTGACGTTGCTGGAGGGGGGCGAGCGGGAGGCCCTCACGCGGGCGCCCGAGGCCGCGCGGCAGCTCCCCTCCCTGGCCGCGTGCGCGGACCGGGACACGCTCGCCCGCGTGGACCCGCTGCCGGAAGCCCCGGAGGCCCGGCGGCGGCTGGCGGCGCTGCGCCGGGAGCTGGACGGGCTGCGCGTGCAGGGCGCGGCCGGCTTCCATACGCGCGCGCTGCCCCGGCTGGAAGAGGTGGTGACGGCACTGCGGGGGCTGGGACACCGGCCCACGCTGGCGGAGGCCCTGCTCGTGCTGGGCGAGCTGCGGGGTACCGCCGGGAGCTTCGCCGAGGCGCGCGAGGTGCTGGAGGAGGCGGTGCGCGTGGCGCAGGCCGGACACGACGACGAGACGGCCGCGCGCGCGTGGAACCGCCTCCTCTTCACGGAAGTCGAGGGCATGGGCCTGGTGAAGGAGGCCCAGCGCACCGCGCGCATGGCGGAGGCGGCCCTGGAACGCCTGGGGCCCGAGGCCTCCCTGGAGGTGGCCGCGGAGCTGCACCGTGTGCGCGGCAGCCTCGGCTACCGGCAGGGCGAGTATGCGCGCGCGCTCGCGGACGCCAGTGAGGCCCTGGCCCTGCTGGAGCGGGCGCGCGGGCCGCAGGACGTGGCGCTCGCCGAGGTCTTGACGGGCATGGGCATGGCCCTCAACGCACAGGGGCGCTACGCCGAGGCGGAGCGGCAGTATACGCGCGCCCTGGCGCTGATGGAGGCGGTGTACGGCCGGGAGCACCCGCGGCGCGCGGAGTACCTCAACAACCTGGCCACCGCGCTGCGGCTCGAGGGCAAGGTGGCCGAGGCGGTGGCACGCTACGGCGAGGCGCTCGACCTGGCCGAGCGCCTCCTCGGGGCGGAGCACTCCAACACCAGCATCATCCGGATGAACCTGGGCGACGCGCTCTCGCGGCAGGGCCAGCTGGCGCAAGCGCTGCCCCACTACGAGCGCGCCCTGGCCAGTCTGCGCAAGGGCGGAGAGGGCGAGCGGCTCCGGGTGGCCACCGTGCTGCTGAGCCTGGGCAATGCACGGGGGGACCTGGGACAGCTCGCGCGGGCCGAGGCGGCCTACCGCGAGGCGCTCGCGATCCAGGAGGCGCACCTCGGCCCCCGGCACCCGGACGTGGCCCTGTCGCGCAACAACCTGGGCTCGGTGGCGATGGACGCGGGCCACCTGGAAGACGCGCGTGCCCACTTCGAGGCGGCGCGCGAGCTCTGGGCGGCCTCGCTCGGCCCCGGCCACCCGAAGGTGGCCAGTGCGCTGTACAACCTGGGGCATGTGGAGCTGCGCCTGGGCAGGATGCGCCCGGCACTCACCTACCTGCGGCAGTCGCTGGAGCTGCGCGAGCGGGCGCTCGGGGCGGAGCACCCCCGGGTGGTGCAGACGCTCGGGATGCTGGGCGATGCACTGCTGGAGGGCGGCCAGCCACGCGAGGCCCGCGAGATGCTGGAGCGGGCAGTGGCGCTCTCCTCGCGGGTGGAGCTGCCCCCGCACGATGTGGGCCGGGCACGCTTCGCGCTCGCCCGCGTCCTCTGGCGGTCGCACGAGGAGCGGCCCCGGGCGCTCTCCCTGGCGCGGGAGGCCCAGGCGGCCTACGCACGCAGCGCGCCCTTCTACGCGTACCGCGCGCAAGAGGTACACTCCTGGCTGTCCGCCCACGAGCCCTCCTGCGCCGGGGTGCCGTGTCTCATCTCCGCCCGTGTGGGCGGGCCTGCCGGTGGAGGTGGTCCGTGACGTCCGAGCACACCGAGTCCTTCCTGTCGCGGGCGCCGCACGCGCTCGTCCCGGCGCTGCGGGCACACCCCGGCCTGGAGGAAGCGCTCGCGGGGCTGGTGCGGGCGGCGCGCGAGGCGTGGCCGGAGGTGGGCATGGACGAGGGGGCCTTCCTGGCGCACGTGGCGGAGCGGCTGCCCTCCACGGGCGAGGCCCGCGAGGTGCTCGCGAGCCTGCGCACGGAGGACTTCTTCCTCGCCTTCGCCTGCGTGCGGGGGGAGGCGCGGGCGCTCGAGGCGTTCGAGGCGCGGGTGCTGTCCCAGGTGGGGACGTGGCTGCCGCGCGAGGCCCCCGCCCTCGTGGACGAGCTGCGCCAGCTGTTGCGCCAGCGGCTGCTCGTCTCCATGGACGGGGCACCGCCGAAGCTGGCCTCCTACTCCGGGCGCGGTCCGCTGGGACAGTGGGTGCGGGCGGTGGCGCTGCGGCTGCACATCGACCGGCAGCGCGCCGCGCCGCGCGAGCGGTCCCTGGAGGAGGCTCCGGCGGCCCTGGCGGATCGGCTGGGCACGGACCCCGAGCTGGCCTTCATGCGCGAGCGGCACCAGGAGGACTTCCGCGTGGCCTTCCGCGCCGCGCTGGGCCGGCTGGAGACGCGGGAGCGCAACCTGCTGCGGCTGCACCACGTGCACGGCCAGTCCATGGACGAGGTGAGCGCCACCTACCAGGCGCCCCGCTCCACCGTGGCGCGCTGGATCGCCCGCGCCCGCGAGCGGCTGCTGACGCTCACCCGCGAGGAGCTGATGGCGCGGCTGAGGCTGACGCCCGACGAGCTGGACAGCATGCTGCGCCTCGTGCGCAGCCAGCTCGACGTCAGCCTGCGCCTGCTCCTGGCGGACTGAGGCCGCGCCTCAGGGATGAGCACTTGGCGCGGTCCCGGGCCCCGCTGAAGGCGCCCCGCCTTCGACGCGCGGCCACCCGTCGCGCCACGTCAGCCGGTCGATCAACATCGGGCGGCGCACCGACCGGTCGCCGCTGATGACCGCCTCGACGTAGGGGCGTCTAACATCGATGGCGTGGTAGGCGATCCAGTCCTGCCCCGCGCGGTCGGTGACGACCGAGTTGTGGCCCGGTGCTATCCACGCATCGCTCCGGCGCAGGATGGCGCTGTCGGGCGCGCCCGTGGCCTGAGCCAGCGTCTCGAAGGGGCCGGTGGCACTGCGGGAGCGCGCGACCATCACCGCGTACTTGATGTCTTGCAATGGGCCGTGGCAGCAGTTCTCTCCGGAGTAGAAGAGGTAGTAGTAGCCGTCTCGGTAGACGACCCACGCGCCCTCGATCAGGGTCTGAAGAGGGACGTTCTTGTCTGCCTTCACCAGCTCGCTCGGCGCGCTCCCCTTTTTGAAGCTCAGCCCGTCCGCCGCCAGCTCCTGCACGCGGATGGGCTGGAAGCCCGAGCCCCAGTACAGGTACTTCCTACCCGTGCGCGGGTCGTCGAAGGCCATCGGGTCGATGTTGACGAAGGAAAGCC
The sequence above is drawn from the Archangium gephyra genome and encodes:
- a CDS encoding Ig-like domain-containing protein is translated as MTPRNRLVVSSLLLLTVLVQTACGDPAEKPVATLTRVSVTPDSIPLSAGATQQLTVTGTYSDGSTKSLTADATFASDTPATATVSSPGGLVTAVAAGTARITATVSGKSATTNVSVTAVSTAPAANQIVFYDGYGTDVSFADFGGAANSVTVDATETFNGRKVINFQVTSTGNYSGGAWVTSTPRDLSAYNALTFWAKASKAETLNVTGIGNNAGIGSGTGFGSERAALALTTEWRKYTIPIPNPAKYKNVGGLFHIADAPDGYTLHLADVLYEHLGTSVLGAGTASIGNGNTTPVSVATAGTYTIDASQSQAVFSVAGDPGSPITLKPVANAFFDFTSSNTSVATVDSGGVVTGVSAGGPVTLSATLGGVAASGSYAITVTGVLAQPSTLPPAPTHAPGDSVYSLYSSVTGGYTGTASDQSAKVDTWRTGWSAGSGGEPFTVTTGAGSAAPRKYAFTNTATYVGVEFYGTAGANQIDAAGRGLTRLHLDLWTPDNATNFQVKLVDFGADGAFGGGDDTEGTATLTADSTPPLATGAWLSYELTLASDFPGLANMHHLAQMVLVAPNGGTMFLDNLYFHP
- a CDS encoding sigma-70 family RNA polymerase sigma factor — translated: MTSEHTESFLSRAPHALVPALRAHPGLEEALAGLVRAAREAWPEVGMDEGAFLAHVAERLPSTGEAREVLASLRTEDFFLAFACVRGEARALEAFEARVLSQVGTWLPREAPALVDELRQLLRQRLLVSMDGAPPKLASYSGRGPLGQWVRAVALRLHIDRQRAAPRERSLEEAPAALADRLGTDPELAFMRERHQEDFRVAFRAALGRLETRERNLLRLHHVHGQSMDEVSATYQAPRSTVARWIARARERLLTLTREELMARLRLTPDELDSMLRLVRSQLDVSLRLLLAD
- a CDS encoding serine/threonine-protein kinase, whose amino-acid sequence is MTPCPDENELLEWEQGRLSADAVAGLEAHLDGCAACCAVAAGLRGGVALSGEELEPLTPLTPGPGAHVGRYVLLRRVGEGGMGVVFAAYDPDLDREVALKLLKPGAVADAEARGRLVREAQALARLSHPNVVIVHDVGQDGDTVFLAMELVRGRTLRHWLEEAPRTWREVLSRFLLAGQGLAAAHAVGLVHRDFKPDNVLLGEDGQVRVTDFGLARAVLAPLAPPQPGAGESPTRQAPLPGSDTLTGVRLGTPAYMSPEQWRGLHADARSDQFSFCVALYEALFGQRPFAGETPGERAQALSEGRVTPPPRGSRVPGAVRNAVLRGLAAEPDARHPSLKVLLARLECGSRAHQWRWAAAALATGVAASAAVGFGLAWGDAAQACTGFEARLEGTWDAARRARLEQRFRQGAMPGRGDAFESTARTLDAYAQALVAQERQSCEDTRVRRAQSEQLMDLRAACLDGRRQALHDLVTLLEGGEREALTRAPEAARQLPSLAACADRDTLARVDPLPEAPEARRRLAALRRELDGLRVQGAAGFHTRALPRLEEVVTALRGLGHRPTLAEALLVLGELRGTAGSFAEAREVLEEAVRVAQAGHDDETAARAWNRLLFTEVEGMGLVKEAQRTARMAEAALERLGPEASLEVAAELHRVRGSLGYRQGEYARALADASEALALLERARGPQDVALAEVLTGMGMALNAQGRYAEAERQYTRALALMEAVYGREHPRRAEYLNNLATALRLEGKVAEAVARYGEALDLAERLLGAEHSNTSIIRMNLGDALSRQGQLAQALPHYERALASLRKGGEGERLRVATVLLSLGNARGDLGQLARAEAAYREALAIQEAHLGPRHPDVALSRNNLGSVAMDAGHLEDARAHFEAARELWAASLGPGHPKVASALYNLGHVELRLGRMRPALTYLRQSLELRERALGAEHPRVVQTLGMLGDALLEGGQPREAREMLERAVALSSRVELPPHDVGRARFALARVLWRSHEERPRALSLAREAQAAYARSAPFYAYRAQEVHSWLSAHEPSCAGVPCLISARVGGPAGGGGP
- a CDS encoding glycoside hydrolase family 43 protein; this translates as MRLLPLIALCAALTASAQQRAASSHTNPVFDEDFPDPTVIDAGGGWFYAYATQGDVAGQVQNIQAARSRDLVRWERVGDVLPVKPSWASRTQLFWAPDVHRRGRTFHLYFSAGLDPERAERFKKERGAAESKEGVFCLGVATSPKPEGPFRDSGRPLVCGLSFVNIDPMAFDDPRTGRKYLYWGSGFQPIRVQELAADGLSFKKGSAPSELVKADKNVPLQTLIEGAWVVYRDGYYYLFYSGENCCHGPLQDIKYAVMVARSRSATGPFETLAQATGAPDSAILRRSDAWIAPGHNSVVTDRAGQDWIAYHAIDVRRPYVEAVISGDRSVRRPMLIDRLTWRDGWPRVEGGAPSAGPGTAPSAHP